In Dromaius novaehollandiae isolate bDroNov1 chromosome 16, bDroNov1.hap1, whole genome shotgun sequence, one genomic interval encodes:
- the PCMTD2 gene encoding protein-L-isoaspartate O-methyltransferase domain-containing protein 2, protein MGGAVSAGEDNDELIDNLKEAQYIRTELVEQAFRAIDRADYYLEEFKDNAYKDLAWKHGNIHLSAPCIYSEVMEALDLQPGLSFLNLGSGTGYLSSMVGLILGPFGVNHGVELHSDVIEYAKQKLDFFIKTSDSFDKFEFCEPSFVTGNCLEISPDCTQYDRVYCGAGVQKEHEDYMKNLLKVGGILVMPLEEKLTKITRTGPSAWETKKILAVSFAPLIQPNHADSGKSRLVHLPPVAVRSLQDLARIAIRGTIKKIIHQETMSKNGNGLKNPPRFKRRRVRRRRMETIVFLDKEVFASRISNPSDDNNNCEEFEDERREEEETKPSELKPDPPVNFLREKVLSLPLPDPLKYYLLYYREK, encoded by the exons ATGGGAGGCGCAGTGAGTGCGGGAGAAGATAACGATGAGTTAATTGATAACCTGAAGGAAGCACAATACATCCGGACAGAACTGGTAGAACAGGCGTTCCGAGCCATTGATCGAGCAGACTACTATCTGGAAGAGTTCAAAGACAATGCCTATAAAGACTTGGCATGGAAACATGGAAATATTCATCTCTCGGCACCGTGCATTTACTCTGAGGTGATGGAAGCTTTGGATCTACAGCCAGGGCTGTCATTTTTGAATCTCGGCAGTGGCACCGGTTATCTGAGTTCCATGGTTGGACTCATCTTGG GTCCTTTTGGTGTTAATCATGGTGTGGAGCTTCATTCTGATGTGATTGAATATGCGAAGCAGAAACTGGACTTCTTCATCAAAACAAGTGATAGCTTTGACAA ATTTGAATTTTGTGAGCCATCTTTTGTTACCGGCAATTGTTTAGAGATTTCTCCGGACTGTACTCAGTATGACCGTGTTTACTGTGGTGCGGGAGTACAGAAGGAACATGAAGACTACATGAAGAATCTGCTGAAAGTTGGAGGAATTCTTGTCATGCCTCTGGAGGAGAAG TTGACTAAGATAACACGCACTGGTCCTTCTGCCTGGGAAACCAAGAAgattcttgctgtttcttttgctCCTTTGATTCAGCCTAACCATGCAGATTCGGGAAAATCGAGGCTTGTACACTTGC cgCCAGTGGCTGTTCGCAGCCTCCAGGATCTGGCTCGCATAGCCATCAGAggaaccattaaaaaaataatacatcAAGAAACGATGAGCAAAAATGGGAATGGGCTGAAGAACCCCCCAAGGTTTAAACGAAGACGTGTGCGTCGCCGTCGCATGGAAACTATTGTTTTCTTGGACAAAGAGGTCTTCGCTAGTCGCATCTCCAACCCATCGGATGATAACAACAACTGTGAGGAGTTCGAGGATGAGAGACGAGAAGAGGAAGAAACTAAACCCTCTGAACTAAAGCCAGATCCCCCTGTAAACTTTCTGAGAGAAAAGGTCTTAAGTCTGCCTTTGCCTGATCCCTTGAAATATTACCTGCTTTATTATAGAGAAAAGTAA